The Flavobacterium sp. 102 genomic interval AATTTCTTAAACGTTCAAAAAACCGGAAGAATGAAAATTCCGTTTGGAATTGCCCAAACCGGAAAAGCTTTCCGTAACGAAATTGTAGCGCGACAATTCATTTTCCGTATGCGAGAATTTGAACAAATGGAAATGCAGTTTTTCGTAAAACCGGGTGAAGAAATGAAATGGTACGAATACTGGAAAGAAAACCGTTTGAAATGGCATTTATCGCTTGGTTTAGGCGCAGCAAATTACCGTTTCCACGACCATGAAAAATTAGCACACTACGCCAATGCGGCAGCGGATATCGAGTTTAATTTCCCTTTCGGATTCAAAGAACTAGAAGGAATTCACTCAAGAACCGATTTCGATTTAAAAGCACATGAACAATTCTCCGGCAAAAAACTGCAATATTTTGACACCGAAACCAATTCTAACTATGTTCCTTATGTAGTAGAAACCTCGGTTGGGTTGGATAGAATGTTCTTATCAGTTTTCGCCACATCTTTAAAAGAAGAAACTTTGGAAGACGGTTCAACCCGAACCGTTTTAAGTTTGCCATCGGTTTTGGCACCAACCAAAGCAGCGGTTTTACCATTAGTAAAAAAAGACGGTTTGCCGGAAGTGGCTCAAAAAATCATCGAAGATTTAAAATGGGATTTCAACGTTGCTTATGACGAAAAAGATGCGGTGGGTCGTCGTTACCGAAGACAAGATGCATTGGGAACACCATTCTGTATTACGGTTGATCACCAAACGTTAGAGGATGAAACCGTTACCATACGCCACAGAGATTCCATGGCACAGGACCGCGTTAAAATTTCAGCATTAAGAGACATAATTGGCAACGAAGTTTCAATGAGAAACTGGTTGATGAAAATGTAATACCAACCTATTGTCATTACCTCGAAAGAGGAAAAAAGCCCAAATTCACTAAGAGTTTGGGCTTTTTGTTTTTGTAAGGATTTATCCGAGTTAAAACACACATATTAACAGTATTAACGTTTCTGTCAACATTTACCAACATTGAGCAATCAAAATTATAATTTCGTTACAACGAAAATACGGACGTTTAATCGTTTTTATTTTTGGGATTAATTATAAAATGCAATCTTAGCCCAACAATTAGTTTCCCCAAAACTACCTGTCAATTTAACTGATGATGCTTTCTCCTAAATCACGGAAAAGCGTTCATGAGCCACACTTATATAATTATTGATGACAATCAGGACGATGTCACGAAAACTCAGGCAATAGCTGAGCGCTTTCGTAACTTGTCATTTGTCGCATCAGCCAATAATTATGACGAAGGCGTAAATCTTATCTTAGAACACCAACCCCATTTAGTTTTTCTCGAAATTGATCCTTCTGATAAAAAGAGTAATCTTTCTTTGTCATTGATTAATGAATTGTATCGTTATCTAAGTGTTGTTCCTAAAATCATCATCACTACAGCCAAAAAAGATTTAGCTTACGACGCCTTGAAATATGAAGTAGTTGATTACTTACTAAAGCCTTTAGACATCAATGATTTTAGAAAAGCAATACTCAAATTTGACCGCGCCATCAAGTCCGATTTGCCACACATGGAAGTCAAAAATCCGGCAGCGACTTTTGAAGTTTTGGATGAAACCCTAACCGAAGAGTTAGAAACAGCAGAGACAGACGTTGAAGTAAAAACAATTCCGGCAACGGTTGAAAATCCGATTCTAGTTCAAAAAGAACAATCATTGATAATTTGTGTCAAATCCTATGGTGATTACCGATATATTGATTCAAATGATATTCTATATTTTGAAGCCGATAACAACTCCACCGATATTCACTTGAATAATGGCGAAATGATTACGGCCTTCAAAACCTTAAAGCATTTTGAAACCGTTTTACCACAAACACAATTCCTTCGCATACACAACAGTTACATTATTAATGTAGAGCAAGTTTCGAGAATTCATACCGGAAATACAGTTTGTTATATTAAAAATTCTACCACTAAATTACCATTCTCCAAATCCTATAAAGACAATGTCGATTTAATCATCACCCGAATCGCCGGCGGAAATTATTTGGAGATATAGAAGAAAAATAATACATTTACTAAAACTTGAGTATGGAAGTAACTGTATTAATGATTGACGATCATCCTCCGATTATTGAAGGCTATAAATCGATATTATCATATAATCCTTATGGTTATATTTTAGAGATACAAACTGCATTTAGCTGTGAATCTGCTTATCATTTAATCTCAACTACCAAAACACCTTTTGATGTAGTGATGATAGATTACACCATGCCACCATTTATCGAGAAAAATATTCATTGTGGTGCTGATCTGGTTCCGATAATCAGACAATATTTACCGGAAACCAAAATCATGATGCTAACTTCACATTCGGAATCACTATTATTACTTAAAGTTTTAAAAGAAGGCAATCCTGAAGGGCTTTTGGTGAAAAGTGATATTTTGGCCGATGAATTTTTGGTTGCTTTTGACACCATTGTAAAAGGTGAAAGTTATTTCAGCAGTACCATTATTAGTCTCAAGCAAGAATTAAAAGAATCAGACAAAGTGCTGGACAGCTATAACAGACAAATAATTATGTTATTGTCTCAAGGCATACAAACAAAAAATCTTCCCGACTATTTAAACCTATCCAAAAGTGCCATTGACAAAAGAAAAGTAATCATCAAAGAGTTTTTTGACATTGAAAAAGGCACAGACGAAGACATTCTAAGAGAAGCTAGAAAACAAGGTTTTATTTAAGTTCTCCTAGATTTATTCCTTCATTCGCAAACTTTAACAAAATGTACACTTTTAGTGTAACAGTAAGTCGTTTTTGTCTTTTAATTTTACTTCAATAAAAAATCTATTTTATTATTGGTAAAAAAGCAAGACTTACCATCTTGAGTATGTAGCTAAATTTGAGTGGTATCTTATTTGGTGAAAATTAATTGAAATTTTGTTCTGTTTATTTTGGGTTTGTTATTAAACAGGAGTATGCAAAAACCAACCAAAATGCAGCCTTGGCTTTGATGTTTGGACGACTTAAAGCTTGGGCTGTATTGTTTTAAAGTAGCGACTGTTTTTATGAAAAAAATATTATTGATTTGTCTAACTTTTGTTTTGTTTTCCTCTTTGGGTATCGCCCAAGATAAAAACAAACACGAATCTGCCTATTTAAAAATTAAAACAGGTGATGAGACCATTACTTATGAATTTGATTCCCTTACAGATTTTGATGAGAATTCAGAGAAAATTTTAAACGAAATTACCACGCCAAATTCTACCAATAAAAAAGAAAAAGACTCTAATCTAACCATTGAAATATCTATAACAACTACTTCCGACAATGTATCAACAACGATAACCGGTTCGGTTACCGCTTTTTATTCCTCAATAATCTCAGCAATAAAAAAACTTCGAACACAATTAATCGCCATTGCAATAGGGATAATATGATTTTTAATTAAATTGGCTATATGAACAAAAGAGCTGTCTTTTTATTAATACTTCTTGTTATATTCATCGGTTGCAACTCCAACTTAGCCGATAAAAAAACTACCGCTACCAATGACTCTATCCAAAAATACCTTGACTTAGCCGGAAATGACACTTTGGATTTTGAAAAAAGGATAAAGTACAATGATAAAGCGCTTGGTTTTTTGGATTTGGAGAGGAACGATAGTTTGACTAGGGAGTATTTGAGTAAAATCAATTATTTATATTTAAAAGCAAATAATTTTAAAAGTTTCGAAAAAGTAATAAAATTATACAGCAACAAAGTTTTTGAAAAAAAAGATAGTTTAGGAATTGCAAGATATCATAAGTATAAAGGACATTTTTATCATTTAACAAAAGTTAAAGACTCTGCTTTTTATAATTATTCAAAAGCAGATAAGATTTATCAATTTATGAACAATAAATATGAGATTGCCTTAATTAATCTTAACAAATCACTTATCCAAAACGACATAAATGACTATTTAGGCGCAGAACTTTCGGCTAAAAAGGCTTATAACTATTTTAAAGAAAATAAACTTTACAAGCATGAATTTAAAAGTTTAGTTTTAATTGGTAACATAAATCAATCAATAGGAGAAAATGTGCTTGCTATAAAATGTTATAAAGACGCGATGTTTTTAATTGACAAATTTGATGACAAAAAAAATAGCTGCCCAAAAGGATCTTGTTTGAATAACATTGGTAATGTTTATAGAGAACAAAATAATTTCAAAGCAGCAATTTTTTATTTCAAATTAGCACTTAAAGAAAAGAACTTGTTTGAAAAAGATCCAGAATTATTAGGATTTATATCAAATAACCTAGGCTATTGTTATTTAAAAACAAATCAATTACAAATTCCAACTTTATTTGAAAAATCAAAAAAAATATTTGATAGTTTAGAATTAAAAGATGAAAGTGCTATATGCGACATTAATTTATCAGAATATTTTTCTAAAAAGGGCAATTCCCTAAAAGCTAATTTACATGCTGAATCAGCGTTGAAATTAGCTAAAGAATCAAAAGCGTCTTATTATTATCTAATCGCCTTAAGTCATGCCGGCAGTATAAACCCAAAGAAAGCTCCAATATACATTAAAGAATACCACCGGATTAATGACAGTATCCTTTTTGCAGAAAGGACTTCTAGAAATCAATATTATAAAATCCAGTTAGAAACAGACGAGATAACACAACAAAAAGACACTGCTGTTAAACATAGAACTTTTGTGATTATAGTCGCCATTTTTCTTCTTTTTATTTCCATTTTGGTTTTCATCATTGCTCGCCAAAGATTAAAACAAAAAGAGCTTCGCATAAAGCAAACAGAACAAAACACGAATGAGGAAATATACCAACTTATGTTAACACAAGAAAGCAAGGAGGAAGAAGCTCGACAAATAGAGAAAAAACGTATTGGGCTTGAGTTGCATGATGGAGTTATGAATAAACTGGTCAGCACCAGACTCAATCTTTCTATATTATCTATTAGTCGTGACGAGGCTACTGTTAAAAAATGTTTGGACTATATCAAGGATATTCAAAATATTGAAAAAGAAATTCGGAATGTTGCACATAATCTAAATCAGGAAGTTTTTTCAGGCACTAATAGTTTCAATAAATTATTGAATAGCTATATAAAAGACCTCAATAGGGCTAGCAATACAATCTTTAAAATAGAAACTGATTCTTACATTGATTGGAACGCTATATCTAATAGCAAGAAAATGAATTTGTATCGAATTATCCAAGAAGCTAGTCACAATATTCTCAAACATGCAAAAGCAAAAAATGCAATAATAAATATTGTAAAGGTTGGCGCAAATATTAATCTTTCAATTACAGATGACGGTATAGGATTAAATCATTCTTCATCAAAAAATGGAATCGGTTTACAAAACATGAAATACCGAATTAAACTCTTAAAAGGCAAATTCAAGATTAGTTCTAAAACCAATTCAGGAACTACAATCAATATCACAATCCCCAAAAGAGACTAATAAAAATTAGTCCTGTTATCTTTTTATCCTCTTCCAAAAATATTTCTATTCTTGAGATCATTCAAATGACAACACTTTAAAAAAAGATTGTCAACAAATCCTTTTAATTATCAACATTTTTAGAAAATCTTCAAAATCATTCACCCAGATTTGACTATCATTCACTCACAAACGAGGTCATTCTACCACAAACATCTTTATATATAGGGATTCACAGAGACATCCTTTTTAGTTTTACATCGTGAAAGTGTGAAAGCCCCAAAAGCAATATGAACAACACACTCTTTAAATTGAAACAAAAACATTAACAATAAAAAGTCTCAAATTATGAAAAAATTAGCAACAACATTTGGATTATTAGCTTTAATGCTTGTAGTTACTTCATTTACAACACCGACTGAAATTGGTGGAAGTAAAACCCCAGGTTTAGGAAATGGATTTACTATTGGAGGAAGTAAAACTCCAGATTTAGGAAATGGATTTACTATCGGAGGAAGCAAAACTCCAGGTTTAGGAAACGGATTTACTATCGGAGGAAGTAAAACCCCAGGTTTAGGAAATGGATAATAACTTGACGGTAAAAAAGCCTCAATGTTATATGAAAAAATTATAAAAAATTTAAATTATAAAAAAACCACCTTTAAAGGTGGTTTTTTTTATTTGTTTACTATTTTTGAAAAATTAACATGAAAACAGTTTGAAAAAAAATTTCCCTTTTTTCTTTATTCTTTGTTTATTAATAAGCTGTTCAAAAAATGAACAAAAAAAACCTGTTAACAAAACTGACTCAGACAGTACTGCTATTTATATTAGATTGGCTAATGTAAATGAAATTTCTGTAGACAAAAAAAAACTTTATTTTGAAAAAGCTTTTGAAAAAGCTATAACACAATCAAATGACTCAATAACTCGAAATCATTTACTTGATATTTCTATCGGATTCCTAAAAACAGGCAACTCTGAAGAGTTAAAAAAATCCTCCACTACATTAATTAATAATTCAATTAAAAGTCAAGATACCTTAAATTTAGCACAAGGATATAGATATCTTGCCGGCTATTACAGGATAACAGCTGTAAATGACAGTGCTTTCATTTATTTTTCTAAAGCTGAAAAATTATTTAAATCTTTAAACGATAAAAACAATGAAGGAGCCGTATTAAGCTCAAAAAGCGTCATTCAATATAATGTTGGAGACTTTGTTGGATCTGACCGCTCATTGACACGAGCATACTCATTATTAAAAGACACTAATCAAAATGATAAATTATATGTCATTTTTACCATGATGGGAATAGTGGCTAATGAAACTAAAGATTATGAAAAGGCAATTAAATATTATACAAAAACCTTAGAAATAATCAAAGAAAATAATTTAACTGATAATTATCAAGAAGCAACTTGTCTAAACAATATAGGATATGTTTATCAAAACAAAGGCGACTATAAAGAGGCTATAAAGAATTATACTAAAGCATTAAAAGACAAGACAATCATTGATAACGACCCAGAGCTATATAGTTTATTAACTGACAACTTGGCCTATTGTAAGTTTAAATTAAATGATTATGAGGGATTACCAAATTTATTTTATACTTCTTTAAAAGTTAGAGAACAAATTGATGCAAAAACCCTAATTGTGCTAAGCAAAATACATCTTTCTGAATACTATTTTGTTACAAAGCAAAATCAACTATCACAAAAATTTGCAACTGAAGCATTAATTCAGGCAAAAAGCACCGGAATTTCAAGAGACTTTTTAGCAGCATTAAAACAGGCTTCAGTTGTAGACAATGTAAATTCTTCCAAATACTCCAAAGATTATATTAGAATAAATGATAGTATTCAGGATGTAGAAAGATTATCCCAAGAAAAGTTTGCTCGTTTAGCGTTAGAAACCGACGAAATCATCCAAGAAAACGAAGGTCTGGCAGAAAGCAACAGAAACCTGCTTTATGTTTTTGTAGTTTCTTTTATTTTAGTAGTATTATTATTTGTCGTAAGAGCTCAAAGAGCCAGAACTCGAGAGTTATTATACAAACAAGCCCAGCAAAAAGCGAACGAAGACATTTATAACCTGATGATGTCGCAACAAGCCATTATTGATGAAAGTCGAAATAAAGAGAAAAAACGCTTGGCTCAAGATTTACATGATGGTGTTTTAGGCAGAATGTTTGGTTTGCGCTTAAACTTAGACAGCTTAAATTCAAGCACCGAAGAGGATGCGGTACAAAAACGTTTTGAATTGTTAAATGAACTCAAAACCATCGAACAAGACATTCGCGAAATATCCCACGACTTAAATAGAGAAAAACAAGTTTTAATTAATAACTTTGTTTCTATCGTTCATAATTTATTAGAAGAACAAAAAACTTCCTTTGAAGTCAATGTCAATTATACTATTGATGAAAATGTGATCTGGGATAAAGTAAGCAATGCTATCAAAATCAACTTATACCGTATCCTACAGGAAGGCTTGCAAAACATTAATAAGTACGCCAACGCTAAAAACATCTTGGTAGAGATAAAAGGCAATGAAGAAAATGTATATTTGAAAATCCAAGACGACGGAATTGGATTCGATGTCAACAAGAAAAGCAAAGGAATCGGCATGCAAAATATGATTTCCAGGACACATGATTGCAAAGGAATTATCGACATTGCTTCTAAAAAAGGCAACGGAACTAAAATTGTAATAACCATACCAATAGAAACAAAACAACCTATAATTGTAGAACAAGAATGAAAAGCCCTATCCAAATTTTAATCGTTGATGACCATCCCTTTATTATTGAAGCCTACAAAAATGCAATTAATAAATATGGCCAAAAAGGCTTTGAATTTGTAGTAACACAAGCCAGCAACTGCAAAACAGGCTATGAAAACATCGTAGATTCGGCTAAAAAATTCGACATCGCTTTTTTTGACATCAGTATGCCCGAATATGCTGAGAAAGGAATCTATTCCGGAGAAGACTTAGCCATGTTAATGAAAACCGAAATGCCGGAATGCAAAGTCATTCTTTTGACCATGCATACCGAGTTACTTAAAATTAACAATATCATCAAAAACATCAACCCAAGTGGTTTAATCATCAAAAACGATTTAACCTTTGATGAATTGCTATTTGCCTTTGACAAAATCATCAATGACGAAAGTTATTACAGCCAAACCGTGATAAAATTAGTAGGTCAAGCCCAATACAACAACATTGAATTAGATGTTTTCGACAAACAAATTCTATTTCACTTATCAAAAGGCGTTAAGACTAAAGATTTGCCAACCTACATACCGCTTTCTCTGAGTGCTATCGAAAAAAGAAAACTAAATATTCGTGAAATACTTGAAGTTGCAGGCGGAACTGATGTAGATTTAATCAGAGAAGCCAAGAATAAAGGTGTCATTTAACGATATTACGGTAAACCGTAACCAAATATGCGGTAAACCGTAATTAACCACATAACTACAATACCTAACTTAGCTGAATGATTTCAGGGTTAGTATTTGTAGAATTAATCAAGTAGTTATAAAACTTCAAACTGCTTCTTAATTTTTCAAGACTTAGGGGGAAAGCGATACTTCGGTATCGCTTTTTTTATGAATCCATAGCGTCCCACCCACGAGCCTTCAAAGGGATTTTAGTGTTAGCTCTTGTGATTAAGTGTATGCCTTCGCTTTCCTGTGTTAAATGTCCAATAACGGTAAAATTCGGATTGGCTTTTATTTTATCAAAATCATCTAAAGCTATGGTAAACAACAATTCATAATCTTCGCCACCATTGATAGCTACGGTTGTTGAATCAATGTTGAATTCTTCGCAAACATTGATAAACTGTGGATCTACCGGAATCTTTTCTTCGTATAAATTACAGCCGACTTTACTTTGCTTGCAAATATGAATAATCTCAGAAGACAAACCATCCGATATATCAATCATTGAAGTCGGTTTCACTTCCAGTTTTTGCAATAAATCTCTGATATCATGACGGGCTTCAGGTCTTAATTGGCGTTCAATTAAATAAGTATAAGCATCCAAATCGGGCTGGTTGTTCGGATTCACCTGAAATACTTGCTTCTCGCGCTCCAAAACCTGCAATCCCATATAAGCCGAACCTAAATCACCGGTTACCACTAACAAATCGCCATCTTTTGCTCCGTTTCTGTAAATAATATCTTCTGCATTCGCTTCTCCAATAGCCGTAATCGAAATAATCAATCCCTTTTGTGAAGAAGTAGTATCACCACCAATAACATCCACATTATAGAACTTCGCCGCTAAAGCAATACCGTCAAACAGTTCTTCCAATGCTTCCAATGGAAAACGATTAGAAACTGCAACGGAAACCGTTATCTGTGTTGGTTTAGCATTCATAGCACAGATGTCGGAAACATTCACCACAACAGCTTTATAACCCAAATGACGTAAAGGCATATAAGACAAATCAAAATGAACTCCTTCAATCAGCAAATCGGTTGAAACGACGGCCTTTTTATCCTTAAAATCCAAAACAGCAGCGTCATCTCCTATGCTTTTCAAAGTCGAGGGTTGTTTTACATCAAAATTTTTGGTCAAATGGTCAATTAACCCAAATTCGCCTAATTGGGATAGTGAAGTGCGTTGCGGAATTTTATCTTCTAACATTGTTTCAAAGTTTAAGGTTGCAAAGGTACGAACAGTTTCTCTTTTTAAATAAAATTTAAACTTTCAAATTCCTACTGACATACTGTTGTCATTTCTGCCTTATAAATTTGTCTTATAAATAAAAAACATCAACTTATGGAAACTATGAACACCTCATCAATCTTATCAAAAGAACAGTTATTACGCCACTGGCAAGGCCATCGTTTTGTAACACGCCGCGTTATCGAAGCTTTTCCTGAAAAAGAATTTTTTGAATTTTCTGTTGGCGGTATGCGTCCTTTTTCGGGCTTGGCTTCTGAGTTACTTTCGATTGCCGTTCCGGCTTTGAAAGCCATTATTTCAAGAGATAGTCAACCTTACACCGAAGAAGGATTTGTATTAACCACCAAAGCGGAATATTTGCAAAAATGGGACGAAGCCACCGAAGAAATCAACCGCCTTTGGTTACAAATCCCCGAAGAAGATTTCGAAAAAACGTTCAATTTGTTCGGGCAATATGAATTCCCTATTTACCAAAACATTTTTTATTTTATCGATAACGAAATTCACCACCGCGGACAAGGTTATGTCTACTTAAGAGCTTTAGGCATTGAGCCACCGTTCTTTTGGGAACGTTGGTAAAAAAATTTAGCCTCGATTAGTCGGGGCTTTTTTTTGCAATCGTTGGCGATAAATATTCATTAATTCTACAACTCGGTCTTTCAATGATAATGGCTCAATTATTTCGGCATAATCGGCATACATTAAAAACCAACGGGCAAAACCATTTTCTAAATCCCGGGACAAAAAAGTCATCTCTACTGAATCGCCTACATTTTTTTGCGAAACAAATCCGTGGTAGTTTTTTTCATAAGAAAGGTATTTGCTGATTTTTTTATCAACTAAAAGTCGGACAGTTGTTGTTGGCGATTCCTTTTCTTTATCCAAAAAAGTTTCTAAAGCATCATGCTCTTTAGTAAATGAAATTTCGGTTTTTTTAATTCCTTCCATTCGATCGACACGAAACTGACGATAATCATTTCTCAAATGACAAAACCCCAAAACATACCAACTGTTATTGTCGTGAAAAATTCCAACAGGCTCAATAGTTCGCAAGGAAGCATTTTCGGCTTCTATGGACTGATAGTTTAAAACAACTTGTGTTTTATCGGCTATACTTTTAAAAAGGATTGCCATGGCATTAGGAACATTCTCGTTGAATAAATCGCCGTTCGGCGGTTGAATCAGTATTTTTGATTCGATGTTCGAAACCCAATCTTTATCCGAACTTTGCATCACTGATTTAATTTTAAACATAGCCGATTGGTAATGCTGTCCCAATTCCTTATCAATAAATTTTTGCATTAGCTTTTCGGAAGCAATAAAACTGCTGGCTTCTTCGCGGGTAAACATAACCGGTGGTAAACGATAGCCGTCAACCAATGAATATCCAATTCCGGCTTCGCCATATATAGGCACTCCTGAGGATTCTAACGTTCGAATGTCACGGTAAATGGTACGCAAACTCACTTCAAAACGTTCCGCTAATTCCTGAGCCTTTACAACCTTTTTCGATTGTAATTGAATTAGAATGGCGATAATACGGTCAAACCGTTTGGGGGAATCATCTAACATAAAAGACATTTATCCAAAGATAGTATTTTATAGTAAAAGGAGAAAAACAATAAATTTTCGCACCTTTACTATAATTAATTTTTTTACAATGAAAACATATCAAATCATTACCCTTACGGTCAACCCATCGTTAGATAAATCCGCCCATTTTTCAGAATTGGTTGCCGAAAAAAAAATTCGTTGTGAAAAACCAAGATACGATGCCGGCGGTGGCGGAATAAATGTTTCTAAAGCCATTTCTAAATTAGGAGGGAATTCTCTTTGTGTGTCAACTTCCGGTGGTTCAACAGGTGAAAAATTAGAAGAATTAATTGCCAATGAAGGTATAGAAAGTATCGTCATAAAAACCAAAAACTGGACCAGAGAAAATTTTATTGCTTTTGAAAACAGTACTAAAGCGCAATACCGATTTGGATTTCCGGGAGAAGAATTTTCAGCCGAAGAAATCAAAACTATTTTAACAACAATAAAAGAACTAAAAACAACCTACTTAGTCCTTAGCGGAAGTTTAAATGACGGTTTACAACGGATTTCTACCAAACAATTGCTGAAACCGCAAAAGCTTCCGGAATAAAAGTAATTGTGGATACTTCAGGTGAAGCGGTACAAAAAGTACTGGAAAAAGGGGTTTATATGATTAAGCCAAACATAGGTGAATTGGCCAAATTAATTGGAGTAAAAAGGTTAGAATTACCCAAAGTAGAAAAAGCAGCCAAAACTTTAATCGAAAAAGGAAGCGCAGAAATTGTTGTTGTTTCCCTAGGAGAAAAAGGCGCAATTTTGGTTTCCAAAAACCAAACCGAATTGGTGAAAGCGCCCAAAGTCACAAAGAAAAGTACCGTAGGTGCCGGAGACAGCATGGTCGGCGGAATAATTTGGGCTTTGTCACAAAACAAAACTTTAAAAGAAGTCCTTCAATGGGGCGTTTCCTGCGGAACAGCGGCCACCATGAATGAAGGCACGCAACTTTTCAAAAAAGAAGATGCAGAACAATTGTT includes:
- a CDS encoding DinB family protein, whose translation is METMNTSSILSKEQLLRHWQGHRFVTRRVIEAFPEKEFFEFSVGGMRPFSGLASELLSIAVPALKAIISRDSQPYTEEGFVLTTKAEYLQKWDEATEEINRLWLQIPEEDFEKTFNLFGQYEFPIYQNIFYFIDNEIHHRGQGYVYLRALGIEPPFFWERW
- a CDS encoding YafY family protein, yielding MLDDSPKRFDRIIAILIQLQSKKVVKAQELAERFEVSLRTIYRDIRTLESSGVPIYGEAGIGYSLVDGYRLPPVMFTREEASSFIASEKLMQKFIDKELGQHYQSAMFKIKSVMQSSDKDWVSNIESKILIQPPNGDLFNENVPNAMAILFKSIADKTQVVLNYQSIEAENASLRTIEPVGIFHDNNSWYVLGFCHLRNDYRQFRVDRMEGIKKTEISFTKEHDALETFLDKEKESPTTTVRLLVDKKISKYLSYEKNYHGFVSQKNVGDSVEMTFLSRDLENGFARWFLMYADYAEIIEPLSLKDRVVELMNIYRQRLQKKAPTNRG